Genomic DNA from Caloenas nicobarica isolate bCalNic1 chromosome 3, bCalNic1.hap1, whole genome shotgun sequence:
CAGATTGGGAAAGTTAAGCAATCCAAAGGTAAGAACAACCTACAGGGACCCGTTTGAAAATTCAAATGAACACCTGTAAAGATACTTACACCATTGGCATCCTGTACCATATATGTTCTAAGTATCTATTTTAAGTCAAAAGGTGGCTAAATGCCATGAATACAAATATGATTACTATACCCTATGACTTGACCTTTACtataaaaagctgtttttcacaAACAGATTCTAGAAAACCTTTAAAGCTACAGTTTCCCTCctttgctggttttaaaatCTGCAAAGGATCTTGCAAATCGAAGTTTATGCTAACACAGCGGTTTCAGGTAACAGAAGCAGGAAGGGAAATCGGGGCATTACAGTGATCTGAATTTTCCACTTATCAAACACTCACTCTGCATGAAAGGCAACCCTGCTCATGAAGAACACAGGAGAGGCAAAAAAGGGCTGTATTTGGCTAACAACCTACAAGAAAATAATGATCCAGAAACAAATGAGGAAAGTATCTGAGATTCAAACATCCAGCTAAGTGATGTGAAAGAAGCTATTCAATTGATATTTACTACAGAATTTCCAGTTCGTTTCCATTGACTTCACTAGTTTGTAAGAATGAGGATCACCTTACTGTACAAAGTTTAGAAAAAGATAATAATTCTGTCACCAGAAAAAGAGAACTGGCTGCCTATGTAAGGAATTTCTAAATTCTTTTGACAGTCTCTCTTTCTAAATTCCCATATAATGCTgaaaatttattatttgcttGATATATGGGAGTCAGTAACATGATCATTCTAATAGCTCTTTCGATGAACATCATCCTAAGAACAAGTAAACCTAACTCATCTCACGGTAAATCACAACCctccaaacagaaaacatcccCGTCActtcccaaaaccaaaaacGACCCATTTGGGCCTGACAGAACACATGCAAGGAACTTCCCAGAGAGGCTCCTGCTGCAAAGAACTACAACTTTGTACTCAGAAAGTGTCTGGAACAAATGTAAATATACCTGGTCTTCAAATGGTTATTATGATCATTACTGagtgaaatgcatttaaaagaatGCAAGAAAACGACCTGATTCcttacatacatatatatatattagaagaaaaaaaagctctgcAGTGTCCAAATTCATTAGTCTGAAgcaggttaaaaagaaaaatgcagaaatggaaCATCGGGCCCAAAACAACAGAAGTATTTAGGGCTCTAGTTATAGTTGTAAATAGATGTAGATTTAAGAGAGACTTCCAAGAATAGTCATTTCTTACATAGCAATGGCAGATCAGGAAAAGAGGCTCAGGTCCAGAGACAGTACTGTCACAAGCCTGACAGCTGTCACTTTCGGCATGGACATGCCTGTAGAAGAGTTTATTCTCACACCTGGAGAGCTTTACAAGCTTTAATTCTGGTGTGCTTTCAGGTGGGAAGCAGAACAGCCATGGGTATTCAACAGCAGGTTTGCTGCCAGGGAGTGCACTCAGATGTTACCAtcacattaaatattaaattagaCACCGAATCATACTGTGAAGTCACCTACCTCTGGAGGCAACGGAATTTAGGTGCTCAAATGCTAGCAAGATTCTTGGAAGTAAAGGAAGGTAATGTTTACAATGCTGACATTGATGTGATCCTTATGAAAAGGTAAGTTGGCATCAAGCACCAAAAAGATCAGCCGAATTATGTGAAATACAATTCAACAGAGCATCAGAAATGCAGCTAAACTACTGACGCTCAGGCAGATACCAAATACCGCTGGCAGCAGTATAATGCTAAGTactgggaagagaaagggaaatctTAAGGTACTGTCCTCTTGCCAAATTCCAGAAAAACGAAGTCAGTTCccaagcaggggaaaaaaaaaatccttcacaaAGAGCTCTTAAGCCAGTAGAATAGACAGTCTTTCTGGCaaaaaaatgaggaggaaaCGATCAACTCAAACATGACAGCAAGAGAAAGTTctatctgaaataaaaccacTGTTTCCTTTGATTAGTAATATCCAGGAGTCATAGTTTCTACCCAAggcagcacagaagaaaaaaaactattaAAGAGACATCATTTTTTCTGTCCTGTATGTATGCAATCTCATTCCTTAACCAGATTAGGTCAGAAAAAGTAGCATAACACAAAAATTGAGAAGAAGTTTTAAGCTTTCAAACTCATCCTAACACAGTATTTTGAACTATAATATACCTGCAAGTTTTGTGGTCAAAATTTCTTCATACTCTTCACGGATTTTCTCTTCACGTTCTTTCAGCAAACGTTCACAGATCATTCCAACTTGTCTGAGAGTAAACAGGGGCTGTTCTTTTTTCAATGGTGATGATGCTGCAGATGAAGTACCTAAGATTAAATATTTGGGCACACCAATTTACATTTACGACTAGTTCAGAACCATTTTTATAATCAGTTTTCTTCACATCTTTTATATTAAAGGAACTTTACAGGACATTTGGAGAAGTCTTGCTCTGCTGTCGGAACACTCTTAAGTTACCATTAATGTGAAATTGGacacacaaaaggaaaacatctgcAATGGACAATAAGCATGGGTACCAAAACACCAAGAGTGTTACACTGGCACTGTGAACATCATTTACATGGCAGTTGCCATGTACAAATTTATAAGCTTCTGTTTTATGTAAAAATTACAGTACGGTGCAGTTTTGCAAAGATAGGTGCCTTGCAGAAGCCTATTACAATATCAGTGGCAGGGTATGCTGGATGGTATCTTGAGAACAAAGCAAGCTTTGTTGTCCTACTgattcttaaaatgaaaagctacAATCTTGCATCTCAATTCTAGTATGGCCAAAAAAGCAACAGTAATTGGTGAGAAGGTGCCATAAACCACCAGATAACTAGGGAAAATTATTTACACAAATAGTCTAAGAACACAtagcagaatcacagaattttatGGGTACCTGGCAAAGCTGGTCCAGTAAGGAGAAATGCATGTGGCTGTGCATCAGTAGAACAACAAGGATCTGTCTGCTGGAAGCTATTTTCTAAGtgtctcctcttctgcatgcGTTTGTACTCCTGTTTTATGTTGTACAGAATTTgttctaaaagaaaaacagtaagaaaattaagcctaaaataattacatttcagtatttcactTAATGTCATTTCCACTCAAACACCAAACGCTGCAGATAATTAGCAGAGGATAAAAGCTAGACTCTTAAAAATGGCTTTACCTAAGATGCCTACAATGTAGCTAACTAAAAGAAAGGTAATTCCAGGCTGTTTTTGCCAGGAGCACACTACTAAAAATGCTGTTAGTTAAGGTCAGGTATTGGTGTCAGAGTACTgctaacaaaaataaacagcataaaGTTAAAATTCAGGAACTATCAACTATAGGATatatttgtacaaaaaaaagGCTACAGAACTTCTGCTGGTATTCATCGTCTTCCCTTCATACATTTTACTTGCAACCATCTTTCTCCCCCAGACAATTCATACAGTTAAGGGTAACAAAAGACTCCAGAATAAAACATGCACATGAAATACCATTTCTCTCTGTATAGTTACTGACATTTAGGCAGCAAAGCggaaaggaaaacacaatttAGACAGAATATGCATAAAGCAACTACTGCTTCAATCTCAAGTAATTTGAAACTGACAGacaaaatacaaaagctttCCATTTTTGACAGCCTCGAATCTAGCCAAATAAACACAATGGACAGGTCAATGGTCTCTTTTAAAGGAGTACGGGAATATGTAGTTCAGAATTTGATTGCActgaataaaatacagtaaatgcTTTTAATAATCTCATCTCCATTGTATaatcacaaggaaaaaagtaatgCTTGCAACAAAACTATCAATCCTGTATGCCTTCTCTCCAAAATGCCAATGTATTATaaaatgctaaagaaaaaaaaagctgtttctattttttacaGAGGATTTTCACAGAGACTTCCAAAGGATCCCTCTGTATGATAATTCTtactttcaaatgcatttttaaaaatgtcccTACAGTATCAGCTTCCACTGGGACTTATAGACTTTTGACAGCTTGCCAAAACTCAGATACATACAAATCAACGTGATCATGGCAGAGTTGCAAAGGACTCCACTCACTCAGTACTTTCCTACTTCTGTTCAGCATTTTAGCAATACAATACCATGAAAATTTCTCAACTAATTTTAAGGTTTGTAAAGAGTACACTGTTGAGGTTCCTTATTTGAACGTTTCCTAGTAAGCCACCATGTGCAGCAAGTAACTTCAGCTAC
This window encodes:
- the AKIRIN2 gene encoding akirin-2 isoform X2: MACGATLKRTLDFDPLLSPASPKRRRCAPLSAPASAAASSSFAAASPQKYLRMEPSPFGEVSSRLTTEQILYNIKQEYKRMQKRRHLENSFQQTDPCCSTDAQPHAFLLTGPALPGTSSAASSPLKKEQPLFTLRQVGMICERLLKEREEKIREEYEEILTTKLAEQYDAFVKFTHDQIMRRYGEQPASYVS
- the AKIRIN2 gene encoding akirin-2 isoform X1, whose translation is MACGATLKRTLDFDPLLSPASPKRRRCAPLSAPASAAASSSFAAASPQKYLRMEPSPFGEVSSRLTTEQILYNIKQEYKRMQKRRHLENSFQQTDPCCSTDAQPHAFLLTGPALPGTSSAASSPLKKEQPLFTLRQVGMICERLLKEREEKIREEYEEILTTKLAGEAPPCKRMGTLMGQTCGTRNHYKSNCIFG